Proteins from one Neodiprion fabricii isolate iyNeoFabr1 chromosome 5, iyNeoFabr1.1, whole genome shotgun sequence genomic window:
- the LOC124183908 gene encoding uncharacterized protein LOC124183908, whose translation MAERSGARRRSRRDSSEAGTSRNTTPTSKDKRTKRPIKPTKERWLLTRKTWRYMADAGRKLIPDGVHNRQEDIPKIEEYFQEMCQKEPKFLLLRKASYPSSLGFRTHRRRRTGRGGSCRVKASSADEADVNETRGPGPAFLLQATSGGRFDITKMKREWLQAGAGIGSSPVTPEAQRKLPQEDTEAKALADMLQKYLNMQGEGCTTSPVKSSLNQDTSQSNKPFNYQNLIDKLQQHLDLIMAQGRGTDVSNIHRGGVPKTMLPYQGDYVHKSLLDTLSRYYSKSPNRDHVISDILTDRKLLEKLYFDLRCTRGFRGPRSMGACALPASQWRFNTDREARPQKDVGGGWPDRKRDLGSPPPLIAVQGPSTDRGPVDDIVQTDPIPRDVIESCLPERDEQTSKDIQKLGGPAGSSRRRSSVDNDDVSPSVSDTIKRYLRMARKKSMDAEKVDRFKRVNYDRNLRNIKARCDDSARPSEDDGNSKGCQTQDNWAVNYREMFDIVDNLSDPETTSPGSRNASSRSSIDAGLGSEDTPPTPKQHHSFLSHFLHGSNPNRDKPHSAPGSPAMTSSNSAGGAAMQKSKSSSSVVHHGSRLVAKKIWRSRSKSTSRASNQPSVWTPQGRCTWAGAGGRRVTLQDAPLRALSDVERRVLCQVAVAKLQALNLGVHIRPPTETLGGSVTTKPKRRAYLLKRKALTTGFFDNKGKDDKDKESVGGLVFGIPLSQCLENDRIARIAAAAGEISDVGSLTRNSRHGSRASFTSLIEVPSVAAKTDEGGSCESLPSKAGALTSSDSGLLELSDSGGGGGFPGEWDSVPAVVQQCIKYLQVSGLHTLGIFRVSPSKKRVRQLREDFDCGRESKIGPDQCPHDVAALLKEYFRDLPDPLLCRDLYQAFVHTQKIRNRRLQQEALQHLIQLLPAPNRDTLWALLNFLGEVAGNSEDHKSEAGEWIAGNKMDATNLATVFAPNILHCVKPGQTRPEISAERAEERIDVINVVRALLEHSSVLFTVPAALLDELYLHMMDTHPADLDAALTRRADEQCGDDGDPCSETETFSEEAVAPRKVWTREQCLHQTAGVGGDIGPRPRRSKRPGFRRKDGSTRSNSVDSGSSEDPTDPRRKSSPMVITASLTIPMSGFTLNLDDPDIPYIEEGPKQPCAPPRRQRQRSISGCSEGGGRHGSDSAVGSSTTLSGDQPPSSPPSWASSPPASPDSAVTAVSYIPDHHAVLQRVSFTTSSEVRQISRSTSQNSQTAVSTAASLETPKSSVGSYTPSITSIGGAVLRSKTADIERMLHITKPETSNSPASPSPKQQQSNINSSSNENKKYTKRRYTDSRHQTRHIPDAETLAGKSPPTATTTTTTTTTMSTSMTPTPSTQNTRVIPAPVWKRRELISSAPKDRETYF comes from the exons ATGGCGGAGCGATCCGGTGCCCGAAGAAGGTCACGACGGGACAGCAGCGAAGCAGGTACCTCTCGCAACACCACTCCAACGTCCAAAGATAAGCGCACGAAGCGGCCTATAAAACCAACGAAAGAGCGATGGCTGCTGACTCGAAAGACTTGGCGCTACATGGCGGATGCGGGAAGGAAACTAATACCCGACGGGGTGCACAACCGCCAAGAGGATATACCAAAGATCGAGGAATACTTTCAGGAAATGTGCCAAAAGGAACCAAAGTTTTTGCTCCTGAGGAAAGCCTCGTATCCAAGCTCGTTGGGCTTCCGTACCCATCGACGCCGGAGAACCGGAAGGGGTGGCAGCTGTCGAGTCAAGGCGAGTTCCGCCGACGAGGCTGACGTAAACGAGACACGCGGACCCGGTCCGGCGTTCCTTCTCCAGGCAACGTCCGGGGGAAGATTTGACataacaaaaatgaaacggGAATGGCTGCAGGCCGGTGCTGGTATCGGCAGCTCTCCGGTCACACCGGAAGCTCAGCGAAAATTACCCCAAGAGGATACCGAGGCGAAAGCACTGGCGGacatgttacaaaaatatttgaatatgcAAGGAGAGGGTTGTACGACAAGTCCCGTAAAATCCTCCCTCAACCAAGATACGAGTCAGTCAAACAAACCATTTAATTACCAAAATCTTATCGACAAGCTTCAGCAGCATCTCGACCTTATAATGGCCCAGGGTCGCGGAACTGACGTCTCGAACATTCATCGAGGTGGCGTACCGAAGACCATGCTACCCTACCAGGGCGACTACGTGCACAAGTCGTTGCTCGATACCCTTAGCCGTTATTACAGTAAATCGCCAAATCGCGATCACGTGATATCCGACATATTGACGGACCGTAAGCTTCTCGAAAAATTGTACTTCGATTTACGGTGTACACGGGGCTTTCGGGGCCCGAGGTCCATGGGTGCTTGCGCGTTACCCGCATCCCAGTGGCGTTTCAACACTGATCGTGAGGCTAGACCGCAGAAGGACGTTGGAGGTGGCTGGCCGGACAGAAAAAGGGATCTCGGATCGCCGCCGCCGCTGATCGCGGTTCAAGGCCCGAGCACGGACAGGGGACCGGTCGACGACATCGTCCAAACCGACCCGATACCGCGGGACGTCATCGAATCCTGCCTGCCGGAACGGGACGAGCAGACCAGCAAGGACATCCAAAAGTTGGGTGGTCCCGCAGGATCGTCGCGGCGTAGGAGTAGCGTGGACAATGACGATGTTTCACCGTCCGTCAGCGATACCATAAAACGATACCTTCGAATGGCACGGAAGAAATCAATGGACGCTGAGAAGGTCGATAGGTTCAAGAGGGTAAACTATGACAGAAATTTGCGAAACATTAAAGCAAGGTGCGACGATAGCGCGAGACCAAGCGAGGATGACGGTAACAGCAAGGGTTGTCAGACACAGGATAATTGGGCCGTTAATTACCGTGAAATGTTCGATATCGTCGATAATTTGTCGGATCCGGAGACCACGTCGCCGGGGAGTCGTAACGCTAGTTCACGTAGTAGTATTGACGCTGGATTAGGCTCGGAAGATACACCCCCGACACCGAAACAACACCATTCCTTCCTCTCCCATTTCCTGCATGGTTCCAATCCTAACAGAGACAAGCCGCATTCAGCGCCAGGTTCTCCAGCTATGACGTCCTCGAATTCCGCAGGTGGCGCAGCGATGCAGAAAAGTAAATCGTCGAGCAGCGTGGTGCATCACGGAAGCAGGTTGGTGGCCAAGAAGATATGGCGATCGAGGAGCAAGAGCACGTCGAGAGCCTCCAATCAACCATCCGTATGGACACCGCAG GGAAGATGCACTTGGGCTGGGGCTGGAGGTCGCCGCGTCACTCTTCAAGATGCACCACTTCGAGCGCTCTCGGACGTTGAACGCCGCGTGCTTTGTCAAGTGGCTGTCGCGAAATTACAAGCCCTAAATCTTGGGGTCCACATTCGTCCACCTACCG AAACTTTGGGCGGCTCGGTAACGACGAAACCGAAACGTCGTGCTTATTTACTGAAGCGCAAGGCTCTCACAACCGGATTTTTCGACAACAAGGGAAAAGATGATAAAGATAAAG AATCCGTAGGTGGTCTGGTTTTTGGAATCCCACTGTCCCAGTGCCTCGAAAACGACAGGATCGCCAGGATCGCCGCTGCAGCTGGAGAGATCAGCGACGTTGGGAGTTTGACGAGAAACAGTAGACACGGAAGCAGGGCCAGTTTTACCAGTCTCATTGAAGTGCCCAGCGTCGCTGCGAAAACAGACGAG GGTGGCTCCTGCGAGTCATTACCGTCGAAAGCTGGGGCTTTGACCAGCAGTGACTCGGGGTTGCTAGAGCTGAGCGACAGTGGTGGCGGTGGTGGATTTCCGGGTGAATGGGATTCCGTTCCAGCCGTTGTCCAACAATGCATCAAATACCTCCAAGTCAGCGGACTTCATACCCTCGGTATATTTCGCGTATCTCCCTCTAAGAAAAGagttcggcag CTGCGAGAAGATTTCGACTGTGGCCGAGAATCGAAAATTGGCCCTGACCAATGCCCGCACGATGTGGCTGCTCTGCTGAAGGAATACTTCCGGGATTTACCAGATCCTCTTTTGTGCAGAGATCTCTACCAAGCGTTCGTTCACACACAGA AGATAAGAAACAGACGACTGCAGCAGGAAGCTCTGCAGCATTTGATTCAACTGTTGCCGGCGCCAAATCGTGACACTCTGTGGGCTTTGCTCAATTTCTTAGGTGAAGTTGCTGGGAACAGCGAGGACCACAAAAGTGAGGCCGGTGAATGGATCGCCGGTAACAAGATGGATGCAACCAACTTGGCTACC GTATTTGCGCCAAACATCCTGCACTGCGTTAAGCCGGGGCAGACACGACCGGAAATCTCGGCGGAAAGGGCTGAAGAACGAATCGATGTGATAAACGTTGTCCGCGCTCTGCTCGAACATAGTTCAGTTTTGTTCACCGTACCCGCAGCGCTTCTCGACGAACTTTATCTCCACATGATGGACACGCATCCCGCCGACCTGGACGCCGCTTTGACCCGCCGTGCAGACGA GCAATGCGGGGACGATGGTGATCCTTGCAGCGAGACGGAGACGTTCTCCGAGGAAGCCGTAGCGCCACGCAAGGTCTGGACGCGGGAACAGTGCCTTCATCAGACAGCCGGCGTCGGGGGCGACATCGGGCCAAGGCCGAGGCGGTCGAAACGTCCCGGTTTTCGACGAAAGGACGGGAGCACCCGCAGCAACAGTGTCGACAGCGGTTCGAGCGAGGATCCAACCGATCCTAGGCGAAAATCGTCACCCATGGTCATCACGGCCAGCCTGACGATACCCATGTCCGGGTTCACCCTGAACCTCGACGATCCCGACATACCTTACATCGAGGAAGGACCGAAACAACCCTGCGCACCCCCGCGGCGGCAAAGACAACGATCGATATCCGGCTGCAGCGAAG GTGGCGGTAGACACGGGAGCGACAGCGCGGTGGGATCTTCGACTACCCTGTCGGGCGATCAACCTCCAAGCTCGCCACCCTCGTGGGCATCCAGCCCACCGGCGAGTCCCGATAGCGCGGTAACTGCAGTTTCCTACATACCTGATCATCACGCTGTACTGCAAAGGGTGTCCTTTACTACCTCGAGCGAAGTTCGCCAAATATCGAGGTCAACCAGTCAGAACAGTCAGACCGCCGTGTCAACGGCTGCATCCTTGGAAACCCCGAAGAGCTCGGTTGGGTCTTACACGCCAAGCATCACTAGTATCGGCGGTGCCGTATTAAG GTCGAAGACCGCGGATATCGAGAGAATGCTGCACATCACCAAACCGGAAACTAGTAATTCACCGGCGAGCCCGTCACCGAAGCAGCAACAGTCAAATATCAATTCATCGTCGaacgaaaataagaaatacaCGAAGAGACGTTACACCGACTCGCGGCACCAAACAAGGCACATACCTGACGCTGAAACCCTCGCGGGCAAGTCACCGCCgacggcgacgacgacgacgacaacaacgacgacgatgtCGACGTCAATGACGCCAACGCCTTCCACGCAAAATACCAGGGTGATTCCAGCACCTGTGTGGAAACGTCGAGAGCTGATATCCAGCGCTCCCAAAGACCGAGAGACTtatttttga